In one Umezawaea sp. Da 62-37 genomic region, the following are encoded:
- a CDS encoding iron chelate uptake ABC transporter family permease subunit, producing the protein MTDLALRRSAGPGTKSVSGPRRRLIGLVVALTVLLGLLVASMMIGSTAIPPTAVWDALFHPSNDIDQFAIRDFRLPRTVVGLVVGMALGVAGALIQALIRNPLADPGILGVNAGASFAVTVAVGLLGVRDIQSYMWFAFAGALIVTLVVLALGSTRRGQSPVMTVLAGVCVSLVLGGAGSALELTNPDAFDAMRSWNAGSIVSRPLDLLWPTLPFFAIALLLAFAVSGPLNAMALGDELAVAQGVRLVRTRILAIIALTLLAGGATAIAGPIGFVGLMVPHVARWIVGPHQRWIIAYSVLLAPILLLASDILGRVVMRPGEIPVGVVTAFVGAPVLIALVRQKKASGL; encoded by the coding sequence GTGACCGATCTCGCGCTGCGTCGATCCGCCGGTCCGGGCACCAAGTCGGTGTCCGGACCGCGTCGTCGTCTGATCGGCCTGGTCGTCGCGCTCACCGTGCTCCTGGGGTTGCTGGTGGCGAGCATGATGATCGGATCGACGGCCATCCCGCCCACCGCGGTGTGGGATGCCCTGTTCCACCCGTCGAACGACATCGACCAGTTCGCGATCCGGGACTTCCGGCTGCCGCGCACCGTCGTCGGACTGGTCGTGGGCATGGCGCTGGGGGTCGCCGGGGCGTTGATCCAGGCGTTGATCCGCAACCCGCTGGCCGATCCGGGCATCCTCGGGGTGAACGCGGGCGCCTCCTTCGCGGTGACGGTCGCGGTGGGGCTGCTCGGAGTCCGCGACATCCAGAGCTACATGTGGTTCGCCTTCGCCGGAGCGCTGATCGTCACACTCGTGGTGCTCGCCCTCGGGTCGACCCGCCGCGGCCAGTCGCCGGTGATGACGGTCCTCGCCGGGGTCTGCGTCAGCCTGGTGCTCGGCGGTGCCGGTTCGGCACTCGAACTGACCAACCCGGACGCCTTCGACGCGATGCGATCCTGGAACGCCGGTTCGATCGTGAGCCGCCCGCTCGACCTGCTGTGGCCGACCCTGCCGTTCTTCGCGATCGCGCTCCTCCTGGCCTTCGCGGTGTCGGGCCCGCTCAACGCCATGGCCCTCGGCGACGAACTGGCCGTCGCCCAGGGCGTCCGGCTGGTGCGCACCCGGATCCTCGCGATCATCGCGCTGACCCTGCTCGCGGGCGGCGCCACCGCGATCGCAGGGCCGATCGGCTTCGTCGGACTGATGGTCCCGCACGTCGCGCGCTGGATCGTCGGCCCGCACCAGCGCTGGATCATCGCCTACAGCGTGCTGCTGGCCCCGATCCTGCTCCTGGCCTCCGACATCCTCGGCCGGGTCGTGATGCGGCCCGGCGAGATCCCCGTGGGCGTCGTCACCGCCTTCGTCGGCGCCCCCGTGCTCATCGCGCTGGTGCGGCAGAAGAAAGCGAGCGGGCTGTGA
- a CDS encoding iron chelate uptake ABC transporter family permease subunit, with the protein MSAPSGFDPHAGSSRTAWSPGTRRVDFGRRVLVLRRRGVAVRFERRSVVVCAVLALAVVCMAVLALMTGSYQLSPGQVVSALTGGTTGLVHDIVVEWRLPRVAAALVFGAALGVSGAIFQSTLRNPLADPGIIGFTDASYTGALIVLLLVNGSYWQLVGGALIGGIATAVAVYLLAYRRGVQGFRLIIVGIGISALLGSLNVWLILKAELDQAMAAAAWRAGSLNGVSSGQVAFGGACIAVLLLLAAMSSRPMRQLELGDDAAAAQGVRVSATRLGLIVLGVALTATVTAASGPIAFISLVAPQIGRRLTRGAGITLAPAALVGALLCLVADYIAQHVAPTPLPVGIITVILGGGYLGWLLITEARRRL; encoded by the coding sequence GTGAGCGCGCCCAGCGGATTCGATCCGCACGCCGGCTCCTCCCGGACGGCCTGGTCGCCGGGTACGCGCCGCGTGGACTTCGGGCGGCGGGTGCTGGTGCTGCGGCGTCGGGGGGTCGCGGTGCGGTTCGAGCGGCGCTCGGTCGTCGTCTGCGCGGTCCTCGCGCTGGCGGTCGTCTGCATGGCCGTGCTCGCGCTGATGACCGGCTCGTACCAGCTCAGTCCGGGACAGGTGGTCTCCGCGCTGACCGGTGGGACGACCGGGCTCGTCCACGACATCGTGGTCGAGTGGCGGCTGCCCCGCGTCGCCGCGGCGCTGGTGTTCGGCGCCGCGCTGGGGGTGAGCGGCGCGATCTTCCAGTCGACGCTGCGCAATCCGCTCGCCGACCCCGGCATCATCGGGTTCACCGACGCCTCCTACACCGGGGCGCTGATCGTGCTCCTGCTCGTCAACGGGAGCTACTGGCAGTTGGTCGGCGGAGCCCTGATCGGCGGAATCGCGACGGCCGTCGCCGTGTACCTGCTCGCCTACCGGCGAGGTGTGCAGGGGTTCCGCCTGATCATCGTGGGCATCGGCATCTCGGCGCTGCTCGGCTCGCTCAACGTGTGGCTGATCCTCAAAGCCGAGCTGGACCAGGCGATGGCCGCCGCGGCGTGGAGGGCCGGGTCGCTCAACGGCGTCTCCTCGGGCCAGGTCGCCTTCGGTGGCGCCTGCATCGCCGTGCTCCTGCTGCTGGCGGCGATGTCGAGCAGGCCGATGCGGCAACTGGAGTTGGGTGACGACGCGGCCGCGGCCCAGGGGGTGCGGGTCTCGGCGACTCGTCTCGGGCTGATCGTGCTGGGGGTGGCGTTGACGGCGACGGTCACGGCCGCGTCGGGCCCGATCGCGTTCATCTCGCTGGTCGCGCCGCAGATCGGACGCCGGTTGACCCGCGGCGCGGGGATCACCCTCGCTCCCGCGGCCCTGGTCGGCGCGCTGCTCTGCCTGGTGGCGGACTACATCGCCCAGCACGTCGCCCCAACCCCGTTGCCGGTCGGCATCATCACCGTCATCCTCGGCGGTGGGTACCTCGGCTGGCTGCTGATCACCGAGGCTAGGAGACGCCTTTGA
- a CDS encoding ABC transporter ATP-binding protein, whose protein sequence is MESATIGYDKRVISRELSVAIPDESFTVIVGPNACGKSTLLRGLSRLLKPSAGQVVLDGADINSFKTKEVARRVGLLPQTSIAPDGITVGDLVARGRYPHQGFIRQWTEADEQAVLRAMDQTAVTDLSGRLVDELSGGQRQRVWVAMALAQHTSIMLLDEPTTFLDITHQIELMELFTDLHHVGHTLVAVLHDLNHAARYATHLIAMKDGHVVAEGPPAEIVTADLVHEVFGLRCLVVPDPVAGTPSVVPLGRERPRAAPTTETTA, encoded by the coding sequence GTGGAGTCGGCGACGATCGGCTACGACAAGCGCGTCATCTCCCGAGAGCTGTCGGTGGCGATCCCCGACGAGTCGTTCACGGTGATCGTGGGTCCGAACGCGTGCGGCAAGTCCACCCTGCTGCGCGGCCTGTCCCGGCTGTTGAAACCGTCGGCGGGGCAGGTCGTCCTCGATGGCGCCGACATCAACTCCTTCAAGACCAAGGAGGTGGCGCGGCGGGTCGGACTGCTGCCGCAGACCTCCATCGCCCCCGACGGCATCACCGTGGGCGATCTGGTGGCCAGGGGTCGGTATCCGCATCAGGGATTCATCCGGCAGTGGACCGAGGCCGACGAGCAGGCCGTGCTGCGGGCGATGGACCAAACCGCGGTCACCGACCTGTCCGGCCGCCTGGTGGACGAGTTGTCGGGTGGTCAGCGCCAGCGGGTGTGGGTGGCCATGGCGCTCGCGCAGCACACGAGCATCATGCTGCTCGACGAGCCGACCACCTTCCTCGACATCACCCACCAGATCGAGCTGATGGAACTGTTCACCGACCTGCACCACGTCGGCCACACCCTGGTCGCCGTGCTGCACGACCTGAACCACGCCGCCCGCTACGCCACCCACCTGATCGCCATGAAGGACGGCCATGTCGTCGCCGAAGGCCCGCCTGCCGAGATCGTGACCGCCGACCTCGTGCACGAGGTCTTCGGACTCCGCTGCCTCGTCGTACCCGATCCGGTCGCCGGTACCCCGTCAGTCGTGCCCTTGGGCCGTGAGCGCCCACGAGCGGCACCCACAACCGAAACGACCGCGTAG
- a CDS encoding non-ribosomal peptide synthetase produces MLPLTAFDRVELTASQRGNWVARKLAPESSVFSAGQLIWLDGPVDPAVFASSVSTAFAETDALRVRFGDDDGVPFQYVDTATTLSTEIVDAGHGDDRIRVLARGRLAAAPASAVGEPTTTSTLVRRENGTWAWILVTNILLVDGYSISLFIRRVAEVYSALQAGDPVPDRWFGTLENINGHNDSRAEEDVAYWSTVLGIEYVGHEDAEGLSGVFVASSQPVVVPTPGDTYSKAQQFARTARVSWTDSLIALWGVYTALVDGRDWAAVRVPLMLRDDRESLKTPSAISRAIPVVTEISPYHTFEDVLKIVADQLRTSRRHATVEDHQIARLWPGGQASYLTLPTINIRLFDSMPRLGDVVAIPETISTGPVGSLDLAIYRHPETGIRLELSAGSATSDPLVHAEQFGRFLNAVLDGNPGRTLHDLSTGFTADPSWAQGETLDVAPVTVDALVRQRVAADPDAVAVVADGVELTYGQFDARVNALAHLLIEQGVRVGDRVAIAMTRSVDLVVVLAAVLRAGAAYVPIDPAYPAERIKYILDNAAPVLVISEVQQHLATGQKTAPVLSRPLNDLDAAVVIFTSGTTGNPKGVALTHRALVNRLAWGQGVLDYQPGDVTLSKSGVGFVDAVTELFGPMIAGARIVVVPAETAQDPAGLLDTIARHGVTHLLTVPSLADVLVRHDDAPAALATIRSWISSGEALTAGTANTMRTAAPQAVLHNFYGSTEVTGDGTAAVITDSTPIGVPVANTTARVLDTWLRPVPVGVAGELYLGGVQLADGYVARPGLTADRFVADPFSDQGARLYRTGDVVRWNSLGQLEYFGRSDDQVKIRGYRIEPGEIRAVLEQHPAVSGAAIAALDHPAGGKYLAAYVTTTTGAVSFDALREHLARSLPDYMVPTTFTRLDRFPVTANGKLDRHALPQPDLTTGAADGRPPQTDTEITIAGIFRDVLHLADDTDLGVDNDFFRLGGHSLLATRVVARANAQLGSAFTLRDVFDHPRISELARIADTTTGTTGTSGPRIGDLPRPTPLPVSYGQQALWLIDQLGGPGGRYVVPVVLRLSGDPDPDVLIMAVRDVVSRHEALRTLLVEKDGTPRQVVVPANEVADRLSALVEDVTGVDAAGVDARVGAVVQAGFDLAVDIPIRVALLRAGADDWVFVVAVHHHAVDEWSFPSLLGDLSTAYQARAAGQEPGWPPLRAQYADYAIWQREVLGEASDSDSLLSQHLAHWRDVLADAPEESTITPDRTRPVAPTHRSAELWFTIDPQVVARLREVADAQSVSMFMTLQSATALTVSALGAGADVVIGSPVGGRTEDGLEDLVGYFVNTLPVRHRFHAGDSITDVLRNTRRTVLDGFEHQAAPFEEITRALGTEPSVGRNPLFQIMLTHRVTESRAPGLRIGNVKATQTSASVGAVKTDLDLDVFDSLDGLKGKLSYATDLFDDVTAERFVVVFKSVLETIAAAPEARIGDLDLLPAPESRQLDAWSRGEALDVPGVTLDELVRRQVAAGPDAVAVIADDGGELTYGELDARVNALAHLLVEEGVRVGDRVAVALPRSADLVVALAAVIRAGAAYVPIDPDYPAERVKHILADAEPRAVITDRTTAGVHHHVLADHPVRVLLIDDEPVRRRLDAGVIDPPRVSRPLLPADAAYVIFTSGTTGRPKGVQITHRAMVNRLWWMRDAYRVGAHDRVLLKTPFTFDVSVWEFFLPLMTGAVVVVAQEGGHKDPRYLLEVIDRRAVTITHFVPSMLQAFLTSNPDRTSVDSLRRVFCSGEALPVSPAAGAVALFENADLHNLYGPTEAAVDVTAHPVVQAELVDAAGVPIGGPVANTTARVLDAWLRPVPVGVAGELYLGGVQLADGYVARAGLTADRFVADPFSDQGARLYRTGDVVRWNSLGQLEYLGRGDDQVKIRGYRIELGEISAVLEQHPGVSGAAVAALDLPAGGKYLAAYVTTASATTTEDEVLFDALREHLAQSLPDYMVPTTFVRLDRFPVTANGKLDRRALPQPSLAAGTADGRPPGTDTEIALAGIFRDVLHLGDDVDLGVDNDFFRLGGDSISAAGLVARAREHDLTFKLSEVFVRRTVGALAALLAPSTHGAMSTEPVLVPNSAALERLREVDAAPDDYVFTELVTLPARSTSDSVASSFRSLVAHTDALRLSVDATGKRLWFTHLLPPEAVQPRSVELTADTNVDAIRSAAVDLVDISTGRPAALAFTQTVAVLAVHAAIVDRASLHRLAEALQQPGAAEVSRWPAIVPALEAIEAAGDAVATDGLDRWKGLLARARTIDVSTFTPGTASTFRWDGSLTEGVVSKAIRNALHSTGIASLVDEEVPLSPESNAIGSFTAAATIALDEAEPARTAELALLRYHNKTGRRALRRAPSPAVLLTRVYGPDSGSPALEGTEQLYRAVIRYHLTPDMTTITFLGFAEEAVTDLREALAEERR; encoded by the coding sequence GTGCTTCCGTTGACGGCTTTTGATCGCGTGGAGTTGACTGCGAGCCAGCGGGGCAACTGGGTGGCACGGAAGCTCGCCCCCGAGTCCTCGGTTTTTAGCGCGGGTCAGTTGATCTGGCTGGACGGCCCGGTCGATCCGGCCGTGTTCGCGTCCTCGGTGAGCACTGCTTTCGCGGAGACCGACGCACTGCGGGTGCGTTTCGGCGACGACGACGGTGTCCCTTTCCAGTACGTCGACACCGCCACGACACTCTCGACGGAGATCGTCGACGCGGGCCATGGCGATGATCGGATCCGGGTGCTGGCCCGCGGACGACTCGCCGCGGCACCAGCCAGTGCCGTTGGGGAACCGACGACGACATCGACCCTGGTCCGTCGTGAGAACGGCACCTGGGCGTGGATCCTGGTCACCAACATCCTGCTCGTCGACGGCTACAGCATTTCGCTGTTCATCCGCCGTGTCGCCGAGGTCTACTCCGCGCTCCAGGCCGGTGATCCGGTCCCGGACCGCTGGTTCGGCACCCTCGAGAACATCAACGGGCACAACGATTCCAGGGCCGAAGAAGACGTCGCGTACTGGAGCACCGTCCTCGGAATCGAGTACGTCGGCCACGAGGACGCGGAAGGCTTGTCCGGGGTCTTCGTGGCCTCGAGTCAGCCGGTCGTCGTCCCGACACCCGGCGACACCTACTCGAAGGCTCAGCAGTTCGCCCGCACGGCTCGGGTGTCCTGGACCGATTCCCTGATCGCGCTGTGGGGCGTCTACACCGCTCTGGTCGACGGTCGTGACTGGGCAGCCGTCCGGGTTCCCCTGATGTTGCGCGACGATCGTGAATCGCTGAAAACGCCCAGCGCGATCTCGAGGGCGATTCCGGTCGTCACCGAGATCAGCCCGTACCACACGTTCGAAGACGTTCTCAAGATCGTCGCAGACCAGCTGAGGACTTCCCGGCGCCACGCGACTGTCGAAGACCACCAGATCGCGCGTCTGTGGCCGGGCGGTCAGGCCTCGTACCTCACGCTCCCGACGATCAACATCAGACTTTTCGACTCGATGCCGCGCTTGGGTGACGTCGTTGCGATCCCTGAGACGATCAGCACCGGTCCGGTCGGATCGCTCGACCTCGCGATCTACCGCCACCCCGAGACGGGAATCCGGTTGGAGCTGTCCGCTGGGTCGGCCACGAGCGATCCGCTCGTGCACGCCGAGCAGTTCGGCCGATTCCTCAACGCCGTCCTCGACGGGAACCCTGGCCGGACCCTGCACGACCTGAGCACCGGATTCACCGCTGATCCGTCGTGGGCGCAGGGCGAGACGCTCGATGTCGCGCCGGTGACGGTGGATGCGTTGGTGCGCCAGCGGGTCGCGGCCGATCCGGACGCGGTCGCGGTCGTCGCCGACGGCGTCGAACTCACCTACGGCCAGTTCGACGCACGGGTCAACGCTCTCGCCCACCTCCTGATCGAGCAGGGCGTGCGTGTCGGGGACCGCGTCGCGATCGCCATGACGCGCTCGGTGGACTTGGTCGTGGTACTTGCCGCGGTATTGCGCGCGGGGGCGGCTTACGTGCCGATCGATCCGGCATACCCCGCGGAACGCATCAAGTACATCCTCGACAACGCCGCACCTGTGCTGGTCATCTCCGAAGTTCAGCAGCATCTGGCCACTGGTCAGAAGACCGCCCCCGTGTTGTCCCGGCCGCTGAACGACCTCGACGCTGCCGTGGTGATCTTCACATCGGGAACGACGGGCAACCCGAAGGGCGTGGCCCTCACGCATCGCGCACTCGTCAACCGCCTGGCATGGGGTCAGGGAGTACTGGACTACCAACCAGGCGATGTGACGCTCTCGAAGAGCGGCGTGGGTTTCGTCGACGCTGTGACCGAGTTGTTCGGGCCGATGATCGCCGGTGCCCGGATCGTGGTCGTGCCCGCGGAAACCGCGCAGGATCCAGCGGGCCTGCTCGACACGATCGCCCGACACGGCGTCACGCACCTGCTGACCGTGCCCAGTCTGGCCGATGTCCTCGTCCGCCATGACGACGCACCCGCAGCGCTGGCAACGATCCGGTCTTGGATCTCTTCCGGTGAAGCGCTCACCGCGGGCACCGCGAACACCATGCGAACCGCCGCACCCCAAGCAGTGCTGCACAACTTCTACGGTTCGACCGAGGTCACCGGCGATGGCACGGCGGCCGTCATCACCGACAGCACCCCGATCGGTGTTCCGGTGGCGAACACGACAGCACGTGTTCTTGACACGTGGCTGCGCCCGGTGCCGGTCGGGGTGGCGGGGGAGCTTTACCTGGGCGGGGTGCAACTCGCGGATGGATACGTCGCACGCCCAGGCCTGACCGCTGACCGATTCGTGGCTGATCCGTTCAGTGACCAGGGCGCGCGGTTGTACCGCACGGGCGATGTGGTGCGGTGGAACTCCCTGGGGCAGTTGGAATACTTCGGCCGCAGCGATGATCAGGTGAAGATTCGCGGTTACCGGATCGAACCCGGCGAAATCCGTGCCGTCCTTGAACAACACCCAGCGGTGTCGGGTGCCGCCATCGCCGCCTTGGACCACCCCGCCGGCGGAAAATACCTGGCCGCGTACGTCACGACGACCACGGGCGCAGTGTCGTTCGACGCACTCCGCGAGCACTTGGCACGGTCACTGCCGGACTACATGGTTCCCACGACGTTCACCCGCCTGGACCGATTCCCGGTCACCGCCAACGGAAAGCTCGATCGCCACGCGTTGCCGCAACCGGACCTGACCACGGGTGCGGCCGATGGTCGGCCGCCGCAAACCGACACCGAGATCACCATCGCCGGCATCTTCCGCGATGTGTTGCACCTCGCCGACGACACCGATCTCGGCGTGGACAACGACTTCTTCCGCCTGGGTGGGCACTCACTGCTCGCCACACGGGTCGTCGCACGCGCCAACGCACAACTCGGCTCCGCATTCACGTTGCGCGACGTCTTCGACCACCCCCGCATCAGCGAACTCGCCCGTATCGCCGACACCACCACCGGAACCACCGGGACGTCCGGCCCGCGAATCGGCGATCTGCCACGCCCAACCCCACTACCCGTCTCCTACGGGCAGCAAGCACTCTGGCTGATCGACCAGCTGGGTGGGCCGGGTGGGCGGTACGTGGTGCCGGTGGTGCTGCGTTTGAGCGGCGATCCGGATCCCGATGTCCTGATCATGGCGGTACGGGATGTGGTGTCTCGTCACGAGGCGCTGCGCACGCTCTTGGTGGAGAAGGACGGCACACCACGTCAGGTCGTCGTTCCAGCGAACGAAGTGGCCGACAGGCTCTCCGCGCTCGTCGAGGATGTCACGGGTGTGGATGCCGCCGGCGTGGATGCGCGGGTGGGCGCGGTGGTGCAGGCCGGGTTCGACCTCGCGGTCGACATCCCGATCCGCGTCGCGCTGCTCCGCGCCGGCGCTGACGACTGGGTGTTCGTTGTCGCGGTGCACCACCACGCGGTGGACGAATGGTCGTTCCCGTCGCTGCTGGGCGACCTGTCGACCGCCTACCAGGCGCGGGCCGCAGGGCAGGAGCCGGGATGGCCGCCGTTGCGGGCCCAGTACGCGGACTACGCGATCTGGCAACGCGAGGTCCTGGGGGAGGCGTCGGATTCGGATTCGCTGCTCTCCCAGCACCTCGCCCACTGGCGGGACGTCCTCGCGGACGCGCCCGAGGAGTCCACGATCACGCCGGACCGGACCCGGCCGGTCGCGCCGACCCACCGCAGTGCGGAACTGTGGTTCACCATCGATCCACAAGTGGTGGCCCGCTTGCGAGAGGTCGCTGACGCGCAGAGCGTGAGCATGTTCATGACGCTCCAGTCCGCGACCGCGCTGACCGTGTCTGCGCTGGGCGCCGGTGCGGACGTGGTGATCGGTTCGCCGGTCGGTGGACGCACCGAGGACGGCCTGGAAGACCTGGTCGGGTACTTCGTGAACACACTGCCGGTCCGCCACCGGTTCCACGCCGGTGACTCGATCACCGACGTTCTGCGGAACACCAGGCGAACGGTGCTCGACGGGTTCGAGCACCAGGCCGCGCCCTTCGAAGAGATCACCCGCGCGCTGGGCACCGAGCCATCCGTCGGCCGCAACCCCCTCTTCCAGATCATGCTCACCCACCGCGTCACGGAAAGCCGCGCGCCCGGCCTGCGCATCGGGAACGTCAAGGCGACGCAGACCTCCGCGTCGGTCGGCGCGGTCAAGACCGATCTCGACCTCGACGTCTTCGATTCGCTCGACGGTCTGAAGGGGAAGCTCTCCTACGCGACCGATCTGTTCGACGACGTCACCGCTGAGCGGTTCGTCGTCGTCTTCAAGTCGGTGCTGGAGACGATCGCCGCTGCTCCAGAGGCGCGGATCGGGGACCTGGACCTGTTGCCCGCGCCGGAATCGCGGCAACTCGACGCGTGGTCGCGCGGTGAGGCGCTCGACGTTCCAGGGGTGACCCTTGACGAGTTGGTGCGCCGTCAGGTCGCGGCCGGCCCGGACGCGGTCGCGGTCATCGCCGATGACGGCGGTGAACTGACCTACGGCGAACTCGACGCGCGGGTCAACGCCCTCGCCCACCTCCTCGTCGAGGAGGGCGTGCGGGTCGGGGATCGGGTCGCGGTCGCACTGCCGCGCTCGGCGGATCTGGTGGTCGCCCTGGCCGCGGTGATCCGCGCCGGGGCGGCGTACGTGCCGATCGACCCCGACTACCCCGCCGAACGCGTCAAGCACATCCTTGCGGACGCCGAACCACGTGCGGTGATCACCGACCGGACCACCGCCGGTGTTCACCACCACGTGCTCGCCGATCATCCTGTGCGCGTCCTGCTGATCGACGACGAACCGGTGCGGCGACGACTCGACGCCGGCGTGATCGACCCACCGCGGGTCTCGCGTCCGCTGCTCCCGGCGGACGCCGCGTACGTGATCTTCACTTCCGGCACCACCGGCCGCCCCAAAGGCGTTCAGATCACCCACCGGGCGATGGTCAACCGCCTGTGGTGGATGCGTGACGCCTACCGCGTCGGTGCGCACGACCGGGTGCTGTTGAAGACCCCGTTCACATTCGACGTGTCGGTGTGGGAGTTCTTCCTGCCGCTGATGACCGGCGCGGTGGTGGTCGTGGCGCAGGAGGGCGGGCACAAGGATCCGCGGTACCTGCTCGAAGTGATCGATCGTCGCGCGGTGACGATCACCCACTTCGTGCCGTCGATGTTGCAGGCGTTCCTCACCTCGAACCCGGACCGGACGTCCGTGGACTCGCTACGACGGGTGTTCTGCTCCGGCGAGGCGTTGCCCGTGTCGCCCGCGGCCGGTGCCGTCGCGCTGTTCGAGAACGCGGACCTGCACAACCTCTACGGGCCGACGGAGGCGGCCGTGGACGTGACCGCTCACCCGGTGGTCCAGGCCGAGCTCGTCGATGCGGCGGGGGTGCCGATCGGTGGTCCGGTGGCGAACACGACGGCGCGTGTTCTCGACGCGTGGTTGCGTCCGGTGCCGGTCGGGGTGGCGGGGGAGCTGTACCTGGGCGGGGTGCAACTCGCGGACGGATATGTGGCTCGCGCGGGCCTGACCGCCGACCGATTCGTGGCTGATCCGTTCAGCGACCAGGGCGCACGGTTGTACCGCACCGGTGATGTGGTGCGGTGGAACTCCCTGGGACAGCTGGAATACCTCGGCCGCGGCGACGACCAGGTGAAGATTCGCGGATACCGGATCGAACTCGGCGAAATCTCCGCGGTTCTGGAACAGCATCCGGGAGTGTCGGGTGCGGCGGTCGCCGCCTTGGACCTCCCGGCGGGCGGGAAGTACCTCGCGGCGTACGTGACCACGGCCAGTGCCACGACGACCGAGGACGAGGTGCTGTTCGACGCGCTGCGCGAGCACCTCGCGCAGTCGTTGCCGGACTACATGGTGCCCACGACGTTCGTGCGCCTGGACCGGTTCCCGGTCACGGCGAACGGGAAACTGGATCGCCGCGCGTTGCCGCAACCGAGCCTGGCCGCCGGCACAGCCGACGGCAGGCCACCGGGAACCGACACGGAGATCGCCCTCGCCGGCATCTTCCGCGACGTGCTGCACCTCGGCGACGACGTCGACCTCGGCGTGGACAACGACTTCTTCCGCCTGGGTGGCGACAGCATTTCCGCGGCCGGACTCGTTGCCCGCGCCCGTGAGCACGATCTGACGTTCAAGCTGTCCGAGGTGTTCGTGCGACGGACCGTCGGCGCCCTCGCCGCGCTGCTCGCGCCGTCGACGCACGGCGCCATGTCGACGGAGCCGGTTCTCGTGCCGAATTCCGCTGCCCTCGAACGCTTGCGCGAGGTGGACGCCGCGCCCGATGACTACGTCTTCACCGAACTCGTCACCCTGCCCGCGCGGTCGACGAGCGACTCGGTCGCCTCGTCCTTCCGCTCACTCGTCGCCCACACGGACGCGCTCCGCCTGTCGGTCGACGCCACCGGCAAGCGGCTCTGGTTCACCCACCTCCTCCCTCCGGAAGCGGTCCAGCCCCGGAGCGTGGAGCTGACCGCCGACACGAACGTCGACGCGATCAGGTCGGCCGCCGTTGATCTCGTCGACATCTCGACCGGCCGCCCGGCCGCTCTCGCGTTCACACAGACGGTCGCGGTGCTCGCCGTCCACGCGGCGATCGTCGACCGAGCCTCGCTGCACCGTCTGGCGGAGGCACTTCAGCAGCCCGGCGCAGCAGAAGTGTCCCGCTGGCCGGCGATCGTCCCCGCGCTCGAAGCGATCGAGGCAGCCGGTGACGCGGTCGCCACGGACGGCCTCGATCGCTGGAAGGGCCTTCTCGCCCGAGCCCGGACGATCGACGTGTCCACGTTCACTCCCGGCACCGCCTCCACCTTCCGCTGGGACGGCTCCCTCACCGAAGGCGTTGTCAGCAAAGCCATCCGCAACGCGCTCCACTCAACGGGCATCGCGTCACTGGTCGACGAAGAAGTCCCGCTGTCTCCCGAAAGCAACGCGATCGGTTCGTTCACCGCGGCCGCCACCATCGCGCTCGACGAGGCCGAACCGGCCAGGACCGCCGAGCTGGCACTGCTGCGCTACCACAACAAGACCGGACGCCGAGCATTGCGGCGTGCCCCCTCCCCGGCGGTGCTCCTCACGCGGGTCTACGGGCCGGACAGCGGGTCACCGGCCCTGGAAGGCACCGAGCAGCTGTACCGCGCGGTGATCCGATATCACCTCACCCCGGACATGACAACGATCACTTTCCTCGGCTTCGCAGAGGAAGCGGTCACTGATCTCCGAGAAGCTCTAGCCGAAGAACGTCGTTAG